In Kiritimatiellia bacterium, the genomic window CGATGAACAGGCCGAGGTACACGATGCCGGCCAGGCAGATCGCGACGCCCAGGACATGGGCCAGGCGCCCGGACGAGCCTGGGCGGCGCTCCTCGGTAATGCGATAGGCGGGATCCTTGCTGCGGCTCATGAGGGCTCCGTCAGGTCTTCGACAGTTCCGCCGCGCGCCGGCGCGCGGCCTGCATGGCTTCGATCCAGGCGTCCAGCACGCCCTTCTCCCGGAGAACGTTCAGCGCCGCCTCGGTGGTGCCGCCCTTCGAGGTCACCCGCGCCCGCAACTCGGCGGGCGGCAGGCCGGTTTCCTTCATCAGCCGCGCGGAGCCCTCCAGGGTGGCCGCGACCAGGTCGCGCGCCGTATCGGGCGCGAGCCCGAACCGGTCCGCGGCCTGCAGCATCGCCTCCGCGAGGAAGAACACGTAGGCCGGGCCGCTGCCGCTGACCGCGGTCACCGAGTCCATGTCGCGCTCGCTCACGCGCACCGCCAGGCCCACGGCTTCCATCAGCGCGCCGGCCAGCTTCAGGTCCTGTTCCGTCGCCCAGCGCCCGCCGCACAGGGCCGAGGCGCCGGCCCGCACGAGGGAGGGCGTGTTGGGCATCACGCGGACCACCCGCGTGCCCTCCCCCAATCCTTCCTCGAATCGGGAGGTCGGGATGCCCGCAGCGATGGTGATGACCAGGACCGACGCCGGGATCGCGCCGCGTAGTTCCTTGAGCACCTCGCCCATGGTCTGCGGCTTGACGGCCAGGACGATCACGTCCGCCTCGCGCGCGGCCTCGCGATTGGATTCCAGGCCGCGCACGCCGA contains:
- a CDS encoding pyrroline-5-carboxylate reductase produces the protein MSGSKLGIRKMVFVGAGNMAEALVKGILAGGLCPPDRLVVTDVRAERRDYFEKQFGVRGLESNREAAREADVIVLAVKPQTMGEVLKELRGAIPASVLVITIAAGIPTSRFEEGLGEGTRVVRVMPNTPSLVRAGASALCGGRWATEQDLKLAGALMEAVGLAVRVSERDMDSVTAVSGSGPAYVFFLAEAMLQAADRFGLAPDTARDLVAATLEGSARLMKETGLPPAELRARVTSKGGTTEAALNVLREKGVLDAWIEAMQAARRRAAELSKT